The following proteins are co-located in the Mesorhizobium australicum WSM2073 genome:
- a CDS encoding response regulator, with protein MFIPNLLSTESGSESIVRARIVIVEDEPDLRDAVAEYLGAAGYDVSTAETAAAARGLIETQSFHLAILDIAMPGEDGLSLGRWLRSKMPIGIIYATAAGTALDRIVGLELGADDYIVKPYELREVLARVRSVLRRVPQPTEPRDRKASTDRRSVAFGPFQADLDGRMVTGANGTVIDMAKSEFDVLEVFLTRANRLLTRAAISEAIGFTEDPESSRAVDIRIMRLRKKIETDPANPKFLRTVRGEGYIFSLPAGDGS; from the coding sequence ATGTTTATACCCAATCTACTTTCCACTGAAAGTGGGAGCGAGAGCATCGTGCGGGCAAGAATTGTCATCGTCGAGGATGAGCCCGACCTCAGGGACGCGGTCGCCGAATATCTCGGCGCCGCCGGCTATGATGTTTCGACCGCTGAAACCGCGGCCGCCGCGCGCGGCCTGATCGAGACGCAGTCCTTCCATCTGGCTATCCTCGACATCGCCATGCCGGGCGAGGATGGCTTGTCGCTCGGCCGCTGGCTGCGCTCGAAAATGCCGATCGGCATCATCTATGCGACCGCCGCCGGCACCGCGCTCGACCGCATCGTCGGACTGGAACTCGGCGCCGACGACTATATCGTCAAGCCGTATGAACTGCGCGAGGTGCTGGCCAGGGTGCGCAGCGTGCTGCGCCGTGTTCCCCAGCCGACGGAGCCGCGGGACAGGAAAGCCAGCACGGATCGCCGCTCCGTCGCTTTCGGCCCCTTCCAGGCCGATCTCGACGGGAGGATGGTCACCGGCGCCAACGGCACGGTGATCGACATGGCCAAGAGCGAATTCGACGTGCTGGAGGTTTTCCTGACCCGCGCCAACCGGCTGCTGACCAGGGCTGCGATCTCCGAGGCGATCGGCTTCACCGAGGATCCGGAATCGTCGCGCGCCGTCGATATCCGCATCATGCGCCTGCGCAAGAAGATCGAGACGGACCCGGCCAACCCGAAATTCCTGCGCACGGTGCGTGGCGAAGGCTATATTTTCTCGCTGCCGGCCGGCGACGGCAGCTGA
- a CDS encoding L,D-transpeptidase: MHTAISAKFINITAAALMGSALLFGANAAHAANSIVARVSLSQQVMEVSVDGRPTFAWKVSTGDRAHVTPTGSFKPTRMHEMWYSKKYDNAPMPHSVFFSGGYAVHATYAIKRLGQPASHGCVRLHPDNAADFYQLVETFGAANTSIVIVK, translated from the coding sequence ATGCACACCGCCATTTCCGCAAAGTTCATCAACATCACCGCCGCCGCGCTCATGGGCAGTGCACTTCTGTTCGGCGCCAACGCCGCCCATGCCGCCAACAGCATCGTTGCCCGCGTTTCGCTGTCGCAGCAGGTCATGGAAGTCTCGGTCGACGGCCGGCCGACTTTCGCCTGGAAGGTTTCCACTGGCGACAGGGCGCACGTGACGCCGACCGGCTCGTTCAAGCCGACGCGCATGCATGAGATGTGGTACTCGAAGAAATACGACAACGCGCCGATGCCACATTCGGTGTTTTTCAGCGGCGGCTACGCGGTCCACGCCACCTATGCCATCAAGCGCCTCGGCCAGCCCGCCTCGCATGGCTGCGTACGGCTGCACCCGGACAACGCCGCCGATTTCTACCAGCTCGTCGAGACGTTCGGAGCGGCCAACACCAGCATCGTCATCGTCAAGTAG
- a CDS encoding response regulator transcription factor translates to MAARAVIALVSVAEVVASELADHLERRGHDVRRARQPWEAESLLSGGGIDVVVVGDSLSQAEGRDLLRRFGGQAGGGEHGPDFILICRPADLLDKVLALELGAADVVESPLNVRELAARVGGLLSRRGRGTQELIVLENATVDLRSAMVMHRSGTQEQLSPGQVALLRLFLASPRKVLTRDDIIAAAPAENADAFDRSIDSRIVRLRRKLDTETITTIRGAGYRFDPPRQFAD, encoded by the coding sequence ATGGCCGCACGAGCCGTCATTGCGCTTGTTTCCGTCGCCGAGGTCGTCGCGAGCGAGCTTGCCGACCATCTCGAGCGGCGGGGCCACGACGTGCGCCGGGCGCGGCAGCCCTGGGAGGCGGAATCGCTGCTGTCGGGCGGCGGCATCGACGTTGTCGTTGTCGGGGACAGCCTCAGCCAGGCGGAAGGGCGGGATCTGCTCAGGCGTTTTGGCGGCCAAGCTGGGGGTGGGGAGCATGGACCGGATTTCATCCTGATATGCCGGCCGGCCGATCTCCTCGACAAGGTGCTGGCGCTCGAGCTCGGCGCCGCCGACGTCGTCGAAAGTCCGCTCAATGTCAGGGAACTCGCCGCGCGTGTCGGTGGCCTGCTTTCGCGGCGCGGCAGGGGTACCCAGGAGCTGATCGTGCTGGAGAACGCAACCGTCGACCTGAGATCGGCGATGGTCATGCATCGCTCCGGTACGCAGGAGCAGCTCTCGCCCGGCCAGGTGGCGCTCCTCAGGCTGTTCCTGGCGAGCCCGCGCAAGGTACTGACGCGGGACGACATTATCGCAGCCGCGCCGGCCGAGAATGCCGACGCCTTCGATCGCTCGATCGACTCGCGCATCGTGCGGCTGCGCCGCAAGCTCGACACCGAGACCATCACCACCATACGCGGCGCCGGCTACAGGTTCGATCCGCCACGGCAATTCGCCGACTGA